Genomic DNA from Egibacteraceae bacterium:
TCGTGCTCGACCCCGTTGCCGGCTCCCTCCTCGATGAGCTCGAGGAACTCGCGCTCACCGACGTCGGTGATGCGATACTCCTGCTTGCGGCGCGACGTCTGCGGCTCGGCGGTGAGCTTCGCCACCGCTCCGCGCTTCTCGAGGCGGCGCAACGTGGGGTACAACGAGCCGAACGACACCGTCCAGAACAGCCCGAGCTTCTGCCCGAGCTGCTTGCGCAGCTCGTAGCCGTGCATCGGGCGCTCCTTGAGCAGACCGAGGATGGCGAGCTCGAGCATCATGGCCCTCCTCTGCGGGTAGTGGCGGAATCGGCGGATGCATCGGCGCGATGTATCACCGCGATATAGCGGGATGATACATCGGCACGCTACCCCTTGCCGACAAACCGCCCGCCGACCCGCCAACGCACTGACCGGCCGGCGCCACGCCCCGTACACTTGTGCCCCGATGAAGGGCCAGATCGACTACCGGATCGCCAAGCGCGCACTCGTGCGCCAGGTCTCCCGCGGGTCCGTGGCGATCCGCGACGTGTGCGACGCGCATCCCGAGCTTCTGCGCGCGGCCCGCAACGTCGGGGCGGTCACCGACCGCGCCTGCCCGATCTGCAACCTCGCCGACGACCGGGCCGCCGTGCCGCGCGACCCCGCAGACACGCTGCGCCTCGTGACCTACGTGTACGGCGACGACCTCAAGCGCAAGTCGGGTCAGGTCGTGTGGAGCCGCAGCGAGCTCGACGGGCTCGCAGCGACCCACCGCTCCTTCACCGCCTACGTCGTCGAGGCATGCCTCGTGTGCGGGTGGAACCACCTCGTCGAGAGCTTCCTCCTCGGTCGAGCCCACGCGGGCTGAGCCGGGCCGGTCGGACAGCCGAGGCCGGGCATGGCAGACTCTCGGGGATGACGAGGCGGCCGCATCCGGGCCGCTCGGCCGGACGCCCTCGACGACAGCCCCCCAGGCCTTCTGGCCGCGCGAGCGCCCGCACCGCCCCCCGCGGTGCGGGCGGCACGCGCCTGCCCGCCCGCGCGCGGCAGCCGGCCGCGCCCGCGGGCGCCCGGTCCGCCCGTCCCCGCACCGGCGTCGGGCAGCGTCCGCCGCGCCGCCCCCCGCGCCCGCGCCCGCGCCCGCGCCCGCGCCCGCGTTACTGGTACCGCCGGCCGGTGGCCCTGCTCCTCCTCGTGCCGGGGGTCCTCGGGCTGTTCGGCGGCGTCGTGCTGTTCTTCTACTTCTTCACGTCCGTGCCGCTGCCCGAGGACGTCGGCGAGGCCGGCACGGTCATCTACGACGTCACCGGCGCGGAGGTCGCCACGCTCCAGGCCCAGGGCAGCCGCGAGGACGTCGCGCTCGCGAGCCTGCCGCGGCACGTCGTCGAGGCGGTCCTCGCCGCGGAGGACGCCGAGTTCTACTCGCATCCGGGCATCAGCCTGCCCGGCATCTTCCGCGCGGCGATGGTCAACGTCACGAGCGGCCAGGTCACCCAGGGCGGCTCGACGATCAGCCAGCAGTACATCAAGAACGTCACCGCCGACGACGCCCGCACGGCCCTGCGCAAGGTCCGCGAGGCCGCCCTCGCCGTGAAGCTCGAGCAGCAGTTCACGAAGGACCAGATCCTCGAGTTCTATCTCAACTCGATCTACTTCGGCCGGGGCGCCTACGGGATCCAGGCAGCGGCCGCGGCGTACTACGCCAAGGACGCCGTCGACCTCACCAAGGCCGAGGCCGTGCAGCTCGCCGGCATCCTGCCCTCGCCCTCGCGCCTCGACCCGGCCCGCGACCCGGCAGGGTCCGAGCGGCGCTACCGCTACGTGCTCGACCAGATGCTCACCGCCGGCACGCTCGACGCGGCCGAGGCCGGCATCCTCGCGGCGGAGATGCCGACACCCCAGGAGCCGAGGCCGATCCAGTTCCGCGACGCGCCGTTCTTCCTCGACCTCGTCCAGCGCGATCTCGTCGCCCGGCTCGGCGACGAGCAGGTCTACCGGGGGCTCGAGGTCACGACGACGCTCGACCTCGGGGTCCAGGCGGCGGCCGAGGCCGCCTACCACGAGGTCCTCGTGCCGGGCGTCCCCGAGGGGGCGACGGGGGCGCTCGTCGCGCTCGACCCGGCCACCGGCGGGGTGCGCGCGCTCGTCGGCGGCAAGGACCACGCGACCGACCAGGTGAACATGGCGCTCGCGGCGCGCCAACCGGGGTCGACGTTCAAGCCGTTCGCGCTCGCAGCCTGGATCGAGGAGGGCAAGTCGCCAGAGAGCTACTTCCCCGCGCCGGCGACGTACACGATGCCGGGCGTGCGGGTGGACGGACGCCCTTACGAGATCAGCAACTTCGGCGGCGCTGCGTTCGGGCAGCTGAGCCTGCGGGAGGCGACCTGGCGCTCGGTCAACACCGTCTACGGGCAGGTCTTCGAGAAGGTCGGGGGAACGAAGATGGTCGACCTCGCCCGGCGCGCGGGGATCGACGGCGCGATGGATCCCGGCGACTCCTCGGTCGTGCTCGGCACCCCCGAGGTCACCCCGCTCGAGCTCGCGGAGGCCTACAACACCTTCGCCGCCGGCGGGATGCACTACGAGCCGATCACCATCCAGCGGGTCGAGCGCGACGGCGAGGTCCTCTACTCCGCGCCCGTACGCGGCGACAGGGCCTTCAGCGAGCAGGTCGCCTGGACGGTCACCGACGTCCTCCAGGGGGTGCTGCGCAACGGCACGGCCCGGCGCGCCGACCTCGGCCGCCCTGCCGCGGGCAAGACCGGCACGACGACGAACCACGCCGACGCCTGGTTCGCCGGGTACACCCCTCAGCTGACTGCGGTGGTGTGGATGGGCAACCGCGACGACAACCGCCGCATGCCGGGGGACCCGACGGGCGGCGAGCTGCCGGCGCAGGTGTGGAGGGCGTTCATGGCGAAGGTGCACGCCAACCTCGACGTGGCGAGCTTCCCGTCGCCGGGAGGCACGCTCCAGGTCGTCAACCCGAGCCCCTCTCCCGAGCCGACGCAACCCTCGTGCGACCCGGGGGAGGTCTGGAGCTCCGCGCGCGGGGAGTGCGTCGAGGCGTCCCCTTCGCCCTCGCCGTCGCCCGAGGCCGCGCCCTCGCCTTCCCCGGAGCCGGCCGTCACCCCCGCCCCCGCGCCGGGTCCGTCGCCGGGCCCGGCCTCCGACCCCGCTCCGCCCGCGCCGCCGCCGCCGGTCCTGCCCGCGCCGCCGCCACCGGCGCAACCGCAGCCCCCGCCGCCCGAGCCGTCGCCGGAGGCCTCACCGGCCCCCGCCCCGGGGGAGGGCGGCTGACGCCGACGTCCGCGTGCTGTCGACGATCACCGAAAGGAGCACCACGGCGCGCACCGCCACCGCGGCGGCGAACCAGCCGTAGCCGGGAGCCGGCTCGAGCCCCTGGAGGCCGCCGAGGAACGGGAAGCGCAGGAGGAACACCGCCGCGTCGGCTACGAGGAAGGCCATGACCGGGGCGGCACGCGGCGAGGCCAGCGCGAGCAGCGGCAGCAGCCAGAGGCTGAACTGTGGCGAGTAGACCTTGTTCGTGAGCAGGAACCACGCGAGCAACGGCAGGGCGAGCTCCCACCAGCGCTCGGGGGGGCGGCGGCGCGCGCCGACGATCACGATCACCGCAGCACCGGCGACGAGCACGGCGGCGGACGCGGCGTTGAGGACGGGGACGGCGAACGCCGCCCCCCGGACCTGCTCGGCGAGGTACCAGAGGCTGTCCCAGTCCGCCTGTCGCTCCCGGTTGAGGTCGATGAACCGGCGCCATCCTACGGGGGCGGTGAGCAGGACCGGCAGGTTGACCGCCAACCAGGCCGCGGCGGCGGCTGCCGTGTGCGCGGCCGCGTCCCG
This window encodes:
- a CDS encoding DUF5318 family protein, giving the protein MKGQIDYRIAKRALVRQVSRGSVAIRDVCDAHPELLRAARNVGAVTDRACPICNLADDRAAVPRDPADTLRLVTYVYGDDLKRKSGQVVWSRSELDGLAATHRSFTAYVVEACLVCGWNHLVESFLLGRAHAG
- a CDS encoding transglycosylase domain-containing protein; translation: MALLLLVPGVLGLFGGVVLFFYFFTSVPLPEDVGEAGTVIYDVTGAEVATLQAQGSREDVALASLPRHVVEAVLAAEDAEFYSHPGISLPGIFRAAMVNVTSGQVTQGGSTISQQYIKNVTADDARTALRKVREAALAVKLEQQFTKDQILEFYLNSIYFGRGAYGIQAAAAAYYAKDAVDLTKAEAVQLAGILPSPSRLDPARDPAGSERRYRYVLDQMLTAGTLDAAEAGILAAEMPTPQEPRPIQFRDAPFFLDLVQRDLVARLGDEQVYRGLEVTTTLDLGVQAAAEAAYHEVLVPGVPEGATGALVALDPATGGVRALVGGKDHATDQVNMALAARQPGSTFKPFALAAWIEEGKSPESYFPAPATYTMPGVRVDGRPYEISNFGGAAFGQLSLREATWRSVNTVYGQVFEKVGGTKMVDLARRAGIDGAMDPGDSSVVLGTPEVTPLELAEAYNTFAAGGMHYEPITIQRVERDGEVLYSAPVRGDRAFSEQVAWTVTDVLQGVLRNGTARRADLGRPAAGKTGTTTNHADAWFAGYTPQLTAVVWMGNRDDNRRMPGDPTGGELPAQVWRAFMAKVHANLDVASFPSPGGTLQVVNPSPSPEPTQPSCDPGEVWSSARGECVEASPSPSPSPEAAPSPSPEPAVTPAPAPGPSPGPASDPAPPAPPPPVLPAPPPPAQPQPPPPEPSPEASPAPAPGEGG